The DNA segment GAGTCCGGCGACACGGCCACGATCTGCGCGAGCGTGCTGCCGCCGTCGCCGTCCACGTCCCGCAGCGTGATCCCGAGGCCCTGCGGGCTCGACACCTTCCGCTGGACCGGCAAGGCCGGCGGCGAGGACTCGCTCTTCGCTTCGAGCGTCACCTTCGTCTGGTAACGCTTGCCCGCGCGGAACACCTCCATCGGCAGCACCTCGCCGTCGTCGTGCAGGAAGAGCTCGCGGATCACGTCCTGCGCGTCGGCGATCGAGCGGCTGCCGATCTTCGTGACGATGTCACCCGGCTCGAGGTGCGCCTTCTGCGCCGGCCCGCCGGCCACCACGGTGTTGACGAGCGCCCCCGCGTGCGGCGCGCTCGGGATCTCGGCCGCGAGCTGCGGCGTGAGGTCCTGGATCCCGACGCCGATCCACACGCGCATCACGTGCCCCGTCTTCAGGATCTGCTGCGCCACGCGGCGCGCGATGTTCGAAGGTACGGCGAGGCCGATGCCCTGCCCCTTGCTCACGATCATCGTGTTGATCCCGAGCACCTGCCCGTCGAGGTTCACGAGCGGCCCGCCCGAGTTGCCCGGGTTGATGCTCGCGTCGGTCTGCAGATAGTCCTCGATCGCGTTCATCCCCACGCCGCCGCGGCCCTTCGCGCTGAGCACGCCCGTGGTCACGGTGTGGCCGAGGCCAAAGGGCGAGCCAATCGCCACGACCCACTCGCCGACGCGCGCCGCGTCGCTGTTGGCGAACGTGGCGACGGGCAGGTTCGTCGCGTCCACGCGGAGCACGGCGAGGTCCGTCGCAGGGTCACGGCCGGCCACGCGCGCAGGCAAGGTGCGCCCGTCCTTGAGGCGCACGTTGATGGCGCGCGCGGCCTCGATGACGTGGTTGTTCGTGAGGATCGCGCCGTCGGCCGAGAAGATCACGCCCGAGCCCATGCCACGTGTCGTCGCGTCGGTGCGGAACCAGCGGCCCGCGGAGGGCTCGCCGTTCGCGACGGTGACGTCGATCTGCACGACGGCAGGGCTCGTCTTCTCGGCGACCGCGACGAACGTATCGCCGAGCGCGCGCACGTCGGCCGCCGTGGGCAAACCCCTCGCGGACGGCGCGGGCAGAGGTGCTTTCGGGCGCGGCGGCGCGGCCTGCGCGAGGGCGTCCGAAGAGGCCGAGCCGAGCCCGACCATCACCAGCATCGAGGCGAGCATGCAGCGAGGGCGCATCGTTCCTCCGAGGAAGGCAGTCGCTCGATTATGGATCCCCGAGGCCCGAAAAGGCACGCGGAAGACGCGCGCCTCTCACGTCTCCGGCTCGACCGGCCACGCGTCGCGCCCCTCGTCGGCGAGCGCGACCGAGACCAGATAGAGCCCGTCCGGCGGCGCCGTGATGCCCGCGTCCTCCCGGCGCTTCGAGGCGAGCGCGCGCGTCACGGCGCCCGGCGCGAGCCGCTCCCGCGCGACGTCCACGAGCGTCCCCACCAGGATCCGCACCATGTTGTGCATGAACGCGTCACCCTCGACCTCGATCCGGACGAGGCGAGGATCGTCCCGGTCGACCTCCACCACGAGGCGCCGGATCGTCCGCACCGTGTTCTCCCGGGGGTCGGCGGCCGAGCGGAAGGCCGCGAAATCGTGCGTGCCGAGGGCGAGGCTCGCCTCGGCGGCGGCGCGCGCGATCGAAGCGTCGTCGCCGAGCTGCTCCACGCGCCAGACGCGACCTTCGAGGAACGGGTCTCGCACGAGGTCCCGCAGGAGCAGATACCGGTAGCGCTTGCCCTTGTTCGCGAACCGGGGCGTGAAGCCGCGCGGCACGAGCGAGGCGCGGCGCACCGCGATCTCCCGCGGCAAGTGCCTCGCCGTGCCGAGGACCCAGCCCCGCGGCGGGATCACGCGGGAGGGGTCGAAGGCGACGCGCTGGCCGAAGGCGTGGACGCCCGCGTCGGTGCGGCTCGACCCGCGGATCTCGCGGATCGTGGGGTCGAGGGCTCGGAGCGCGGCGAGCAGCTCGCCGGCGATCGTGCGGCGCTCGGGCTGGTGCGCGAACCCCGAGAAGCTGCGGCCGTCGTAGGCGACGGTGAGAAGGACGCCGTCGGGCAGAGGGCTCTCGACCCCCTCGTCAGCGGGCTCGTTCATGGATGGCCGCGCGTGGCTAGTTGCCGCCGCCGCTGCCGCCGCCGCTGCCGCCGCCACCGCCCTGGCCTTGGTTGACCTCCACGCCGTAGCCGTAGAGGCAGGCGTCGCGCTCGAAGCCCTGGAGGTCCTTGCAGCACTCGGCGGGGGCCTTGACGTCGCCGTTGACCACGCAGACGGCGAACGGGTTGCAGCTCTCTTCGTTGTCGATCGCCCCGTTCCCGTCGATGTCCCGGTTGCAGTCCGGCGTCGTGCCCTCCTCGGACGCGCACGCCGAGACGCCGCAGAGGAGCAGCGCCGCGAAGATCGCCGCGAGGAGCGGGGAGGCCATGCGGATACCGTTCGGAGAAGCGAGGGGTTTCATCGAGGTGGTGCTCATGGCTGGAAAGGGGAAAACGCGAGCGCGCGGCGTGCGCTCTCTCGCGAAGCGACACCTTACCTTACCCATCTGCGGACCCGGAGGGAACGTCCTCCGCGGGCGTGTACAGGGAGATCGCGGTATCGCCATAGATCCGCGTCTCGTCGCGCACGAGGCGCGGAGGCGCGGGCGGGGCGTCGCGGCTCGCGTGCTCGAGCACGACGCGGGCCCCGGGCGAGACGAGGCGCGACGCCTCGACGGTGAGCGCTTCGAGCACACGCGCCGCCTCCACGAGCGCGGCGTACGGCGGGTCGAGCAGGATGAGGTCGAAGGGGCCGAGCGGCACGAGCGCGGCGAGGGCGCGCGTGACGGGCTGCGTGATCACCCGGCAAGCGCCGTCGATCCCGAGCGAGGCGAGGTTCTTCTGGAGCGCGGCGAGCGCGGGGCGGCCGTTCTCGACGAACACCACGCGCGAGGCGCCCCGGGAGAGCGCCTCGATCCCGAGCGCGCCCGTGCCTGCGTAGAGGTCGAGCACGCTCGCGCCCGAGACGTCGCCGAGCACGTTGAAGAGCGCCTCGCGCACGCGATCACTCGTCGGGCGCGTGGCGTGACCGGACGGGGCGACGAGCCTGCGTCCGCCGAGCGAGCCCCCGATCACGCGCATGGCAGTGGGAAGATGGCAGGCGCGGGTGGCGCGCTCAGAAGCGGAAGCCCACGTCGAGCTTGCCGCCGGTGTGATCGACGCGGGGCAGGATCATGAGGCCCGCGACGGGTTTTTCCTTCGTGGTCTTCGCGCTCGTGGCGACGAGGAAGACGCCCGCGCCGGCGGCGATGGCCGCGAGCGGGTAGAAGATGAGCTGCAGGAGCTGACCCGTCTCGCCCTTCGAGCACTGGTCGGCGACGTAGGGCCGGTCGAAGCCGGTCTCGACGCTGCCCGTGCCCCGCGCGACGTCGCAGATGTTCGTGTTCGTCTCGTAGAGATTCTGGTTCTGCTTGTAGCCGTCGTCGTTGTTGACGCCGTTCACCGTCGCGGTGCCGTAGATCCCGACCGCGCCGAACGCGACGCCCGCGCCGATCGCGGCGAAGCCGCCGATGCGCTTCCAGTTCGTCGGCGTGGTGTCACCGGCGGGGACGGGCGCGACGACCACGTCCGTCGGCGAGTTCGGCTTGACCGTGATGTCCGTGGACATGTCGGCGTATCCGGGCGCCTTCACCACGAGGCTGTGCGTGCCCGAGGGGACGAAGAACGTACCTTCGCCGTTGGTGAGCGCGCCGAGCGGCTGGCCGTCGACGAAGACCTGACCGGCCACGCTGCCCGCCTTGACCTTCACCTCGCCCTTGGGCGGGCCGTCCGTGAGCTTGTTCAGCGCGTCGGAGGCGATCTTCCGCAGCGCCTCGTCCTGCGCCTCGGTCAGGTTCGCGCTGTACTCGACCTTGTGGTCCGTCGTGCCCTTGCCGCGGACCCAGAAATGCAGCTCGCCGCTGACGTTGCCGCCTTTGCCCTTGTCGAGCTTGCCCCACACGTACCGGTCGGCGCGGATCTGATCGGCGATACGCGACTGGCAGCTCGCGTCCGGCGGATCCGGGCACTTCAGCGAGAGCGTCAGCACCTCGAGCGAATAGTCCCCCTCGCCCTGCGACCAGCCCGGCGTCGCCCTGACCGCGTTCCGCAGCGCCT comes from the Polyangium spumosum genome and includes:
- a CDS encoding trypsin-like peptidase domain-containing protein — translated: MRPRCMLASMLVMVGLGSASSDALAQAAPPRPKAPLPAPSARGLPTAADVRALGDTFVAVAEKTSPAVVQIDVTVANGEPSAGRWFRTDATTRGMGSGVIFSADGAILTNNHVIEAARAINVRLKDGRTLPARVAGRDPATDLAVLRVDATNLPVATFANSDAARVGEWVVAIGSPFGLGHTVTTGVLSAKGRGGVGMNAIEDYLQTDASINPGNSGGPLVNLDGQVLGINTMIVSKGQGIGLAVPSNIARRVAQQILKTGHVMRVWIGVGIQDLTPQLAAEIPSAPHAGALVNTVVAGGPAQKAHLEPGDIVTKIGSRSIADAQDVIRELFLHDDGEVLPMEVFRAGKRYQTKVTLEAKSESSPPALPVQRKVSSPQGLGITLRDVDGDGGSTLAQIVAVSPDSPADRAGLKRGDVVLEADFSRLPTSADVQKAAQDGRLLLRVRRDKATFYTAVR
- the truA gene encoding tRNA pseudouridine(38-40) synthase TruA; this encodes MNEPADEGVESPLPDGVLLTVAYDGRSFSGFAHQPERRTIAGELLAALRALDPTIREIRGSSRTDAGVHAFGQRVAFDPSRVIPPRGWVLGTARHLPREIAVRRASLVPRGFTPRFANKGKRYRYLLLRDLVRDPFLEGRVWRVEQLGDDASIARAAAEASLALGTHDFAAFRSAADPRENTVRTIRRLVVEVDRDDPRLVRIEVEGDAFMHNMVRILVGTLVDVARERLAPGAVTRALASKRREDAGITAPPDGLYLVSVALADEGRDAWPVEPET
- the rsmD gene encoding 16S rRNA (guanine(966)-N(2))-methyltransferase RsmD, which gives rise to MRVIGGSLGGRRLVAPSGHATRPTSDRVREALFNVLGDVSGASVLDLYAGTGALGIEALSRGASRVVFVENGRPALAALQKNLASLGIDGACRVITQPVTRALAALVPLGPFDLILLDPPYAALVEAARVLEALTVEASRLVSPGARVVLEHASRDAPPAPPRLVRDETRIYGDTAISLYTPAEDVPSGSADG
- a CDS encoding PEGA domain-containing protein translates to MRAPRYGLATTLAFATLMSVGAAQASEPGPDTLPIHIISIQTMDADDQAEALTKALRNAVRATPGWSQGEGDYSLEVLTLSLKCPDPPDASCQSRIADQIRADRYVWGKLDKGKGGNVSGELHFWVRGKGTTDHKVEYSANLTEAQDEALRKIASDALNKLTDGPPKGEVKVKAGSVAGQVFVDGQPLGALTNGEGTFFVPSGTHSLVVKAPGYADMSTDITVKPNSPTDVVVAPVPAGDTTPTNWKRIGGFAAIGAGVAFGAVGIYGTATVNGVNNDDGYKQNQNLYETNTNICDVARGTGSVETGFDRPYVADQCSKGETGQLLQLIFYPLAAIAAGAGVFLVATSAKTTKEKPVAGLMILPRVDHTGGKLDVGFRF